The following proteins are encoded in a genomic region of Protaetiibacter sp. SSC-01:
- a CDS encoding MFS transporter: protein MASASPAAPVARTPASRTPSPRAQAAAVVAAGFGQNVVLTIVTTFVLAYLIQYAGLSSAGIAVVTAIITAAKVVDAFTDPIMGVAIDLTRTRWGKLRPYILFSAAPVAALTALMFAVPEADEPAQLSYFGVIYLLWGLAYTVCDVPFWGLIGSAFPDPARRTRVIGNVRAFGAISLGLATLGMPWFARALSFDGAGGAATGSGWTLAVLVTSVVGMGLFLLAFFVPRERPSALAAPRPRLRELARTLARNTPLLLVLLGSVLGFGRYIVQAGGAVFAVVAYGDEGLFTLIGAAIIAGLVLSSFLTPLVAKRVSGRTLVIGSSLAGAALYLAMYLVGFASILPIVVFIFLTGLTLGVFLVVQATMIADAVDDAERRTGIRNDGISFATLTFVSKIMSALAVLVFGLFVAAAGYQADAVVTPDMQQTVFAAITLVPAASCLVSAVPFVFYRLSSRSA from the coding sequence ATGGCATCCGCCTCCCCCGCAGCCCCGGTGGCCCGCACCCCCGCATCCCGCACCCCGTCGCCTCGCGCTCAGGCGGCGGCCGTCGTCGCGGCGGGCTTCGGGCAGAACGTCGTGCTCACGATCGTCACGACCTTCGTGCTCGCCTACCTCATCCAGTACGCGGGGCTCTCGAGCGCGGGCATCGCTGTCGTCACGGCGATCATCACGGCCGCGAAGGTCGTCGATGCGTTCACCGACCCGATCATGGGCGTCGCCATCGACCTCACGCGCACGCGGTGGGGCAAGCTGCGGCCCTACATCCTGTTCTCGGCCGCGCCCGTCGCTGCGCTCACGGCGCTCATGTTCGCCGTGCCCGAGGCCGACGAGCCCGCGCAGCTCTCGTACTTCGGCGTGATCTACCTGCTGTGGGGCCTCGCCTACACGGTGTGCGACGTGCCGTTCTGGGGGCTCATCGGCTCGGCGTTCCCCGATCCCGCGCGCCGCACGCGCGTCATCGGCAACGTGCGGGCGTTCGGTGCGATCTCGCTCGGGCTCGCGACGCTCGGGATGCCGTGGTTCGCCCGCGCGCTCTCGTTCGACGGCGCGGGTGGCGCTGCGACAGGCTCGGGTTGGACCCTCGCGGTGCTCGTGACCTCGGTCGTCGGAATGGGCCTGTTCCTGCTCGCCTTCTTCGTGCCGCGCGAGCGGCCCTCGGCGCTCGCCGCCCCGCGCCCCCGGTTGCGCGAGCTCGCCCGCACGCTCGCCCGCAACACCCCGCTGCTGCTCGTGCTGCTCGGCTCGGTGCTCGGCTTCGGCCGCTACATCGTGCAGGCGGGCGGCGCCGTGTTCGCGGTCGTCGCGTACGGAGACGAGGGGCTCTTCACGCTCATCGGCGCCGCCATCATCGCGGGGCTCGTGCTCTCGAGCTTCCTCACGCCGCTCGTCGCGAAACGCGTGAGCGGACGCACACTCGTCATCGGCTCATCCCTCGCGGGCGCCGCGCTCTACCTCGCGATGTACCTCGTCGGCTTCGCGAGCATCCTGCCGATCGTCGTGTTCATCTTCCTCACGGGCCTCACGCTCGGGGTGTTCCTCGTCGTGCAGGCGACGATGATCGCCGACGCGGTCGACGACGCCGAGCGCCGCACCGGCATCCGCAACGACGGCATCTCGTTCGCGACGCTCACCTTCGTGTCGAAGATCATGAGCGCGCTCGCGGTGCTCGTCTTCGGGCTCTTCGTCGCCGCCGCGGGCTACCAGGCGGATGCCGTGGTCACGCCCGACATGCAGCAGACGGTCTTCGCGGCGATCACCCTGGTCCCCGCCGCGAGCTGCCTCGTCTCCGCCGTCCCGTTCGTGTTCTACCGTCTGAGTTCCCGTTCCGCGTGA
- a CDS encoding MarR family winged helix-turn-helix transcriptional regulator, producing MTEAGDRQEAVRGLEGAFGELLGEMRRVYAQAAAIASPGMLPGTFKVLSAIERHGSATVSGLADRLAADKGQVSRSVTELEELGFVQRVADESDGRIKLITVTTDGAARLEAARARYEGLLSQVVEGWPVADIERVTSLLQELARGASVPPARS from the coding sequence ATGACCGAGGCGGGCGACCGGCAGGAGGCCGTGCGCGGCCTGGAGGGCGCGTTCGGCGAGCTGCTCGGCGAGATGCGCCGCGTGTACGCGCAGGCCGCCGCGATCGCGAGCCCGGGGATGCTGCCCGGCACGTTCAAGGTGCTCTCGGCCATCGAGCGGCACGGCTCGGCGACCGTCTCGGGCCTCGCCGATCGTCTCGCCGCCGACAAGGGCCAGGTGAGCCGCAGCGTCACGGAGCTCGAGGAGCTGGGGTTCGTGCAGCGGGTGGCCGACGAGTCCGACGGTCGCATCAAGCTCATCACCGTGACGACCGACGGCGCCGCGCGTCTCGAGGCCGCGCGGGCGCGGTACGAGGGCCTGCTGTCGCAGGTCGTCGAGGGCTGGCCCGTCGCCGACATCGAGCGCGTCACGTCGCTGCTGCAGGAGCTCGCGCGGGGCGCATCCGTCCCGCCCGCCCGCTCTTAG
- a CDS encoding NAD(P)-dependent oxidoreductase, protein MRIAVTGASGKLGSVVERELRANGHDVVALDIAGARRDGFTRVDLTDYGAVVDALSAIDERHTGLDAVVHLGAIPAPGILSDVATFHNNVLSAFHVVQAARRAGIRRIVTASSETVLGLPFAIDPPYAPVDEEYDTRPESVYSLGKHLEEELARKVVRWDPELSITALRFSNVMVPEDYAGFAAFQEDPASRKWNLWGYIDARDAAQAVEKALLAERPGFDRFIIAAADTVMERSSASLMAEYFPDVEVRRELGEHETLLSIDHAREVLGYEPRHSWRDASAP, encoded by the coding sequence ATGAGGATCGCGGTCACGGGAGCGAGCGGCAAGCTCGGAAGCGTCGTCGAGCGGGAGCTGCGTGCGAACGGGCACGACGTCGTCGCGCTCGACATCGCGGGGGCGCGGCGCGACGGGTTCACGCGCGTCGACCTCACCGACTACGGCGCCGTCGTCGACGCCCTGAGCGCGATCGACGAGCGGCACACCGGCCTCGACGCGGTCGTGCACCTCGGCGCGATCCCCGCGCCCGGCATCCTGTCGGATGTCGCGACCTTCCACAACAACGTGCTCTCGGCATTCCACGTGGTGCAGGCGGCGCGGCGGGCCGGCATCCGGCGCATCGTCACGGCGTCGAGCGAGACCGTGCTCGGGCTGCCGTTCGCGATCGACCCGCCCTACGCGCCCGTCGACGAGGAGTACGACACGCGTCCCGAGAGCGTCTACTCGCTCGGCAAGCACCTCGAGGAGGAGCTGGCGCGCAAGGTGGTGCGCTGGGATCCCGAGCTGTCGATCACGGCGCTGCGCTTCTCGAACGTCATGGTGCCGGAGGACTACGCCGGCTTCGCGGCGTTCCAGGAGGACCCGGCGTCGCGCAAGTGGAACCTGTGGGGCTACATCGACGCGCGGGATGCCGCCCAGGCGGTCGAGAAGGCGCTGCTCGCGGAGCGGCCGGGCTTCGACCGCTTCATCATCGCCGCCGCCGACACCGTCATGGAGCGCTCGAGCGCGTCGCTCATGGCGGAGTACTTCCCGGATGTCGAAGTGCGCCGCGAGCTCGGGGAGCACGAGACGCTCCTGTCGATCGACCACGCGCGCGAGGTGCTCGGGTACGAGCCGCGCCACAGCTGGCGCGACGCATCCGCTCCCTGA
- a CDS encoding MDR family MFS transporter, with translation MSRTTPASPDAPADPKQHRRVLEALSGLILGMFVSMLASTVVSTSLPTIIHDLEGDQTAFTWVITATLLTTAISTPIWGKLADLMNRKVLYQLAIVIFIVASAAAGFSTNPEMLIGFRAVQGIGAGGLAALSQVIMADIISPRERGRYMGLFGAVMAVATIGGPLLGGVIADAWGWRWNFFVAVPVAVLALIIVQSTLHLPKRAKGKASIDYVGIVLLSVAVGLLLVWVSLAGDQFEWASWTTVWMVGGALVAAVLFVIVELRSREPLIPLNLFRDLTFTLSVIASIATGIAMFGASVFLSQYMQLARGATPTEAGIMTIPMIGGLLVASIGVGALVTRFGKWKSYLVVGAVLLTGGSYLLSTIHYDTNFALVSLYMAMLGAGVGMTMQNLVLVVQNTTAPERIGVASSGVTFFRSLGGTIGVSVMGAALAARVTELVAERKDDIGAALASLGADAPKWAEQLQSGALPKVSEMPEALRLVFEDIYANGISHSFLIAVPFAVISLLAIVFLPNKPLTRMTTTERIQASEADFATVSVPEGMETLTATGSIRVPDAGGAAASDTEGGGRR, from the coding sequence ATGTCTCGCACCACCCCCGCCTCGCCCGACGCCCCCGCCGATCCGAAGCAGCACCGCCGGGTGCTCGAGGCCCTCTCCGGCCTCATCCTCGGCATGTTCGTGTCGATGCTCGCGTCGACCGTCGTCTCGACGTCGCTGCCGACGATCATCCACGACCTCGAGGGCGACCAGACCGCCTTCACGTGGGTCATCACCGCGACGCTCCTCACGACCGCGATCTCGACGCCCATCTGGGGCAAGCTCGCCGACCTCATGAACCGCAAGGTGCTCTACCAGCTCGCGATCGTCATCTTCATCGTGGCGTCCGCGGCGGCCGGGTTCTCGACCAACCCCGAGATGCTCATCGGCTTCCGCGCCGTGCAGGGCATCGGCGCGGGCGGCCTCGCGGCCCTCAGCCAGGTCATCATGGCCGACATCATCAGCCCGCGTGAGCGCGGCCGCTACATGGGGCTCTTCGGCGCCGTCATGGCCGTCGCGACGATCGGCGGCCCGCTCCTCGGCGGCGTCATCGCGGATGCATGGGGCTGGCGCTGGAACTTCTTCGTCGCCGTGCCCGTGGCGGTGCTCGCGCTCATCATCGTGCAGTCGACCCTGCACCTGCCGAAGCGCGCCAAGGGCAAGGCCTCGATCGACTACGTCGGCATCGTGCTGCTCTCGGTGGCCGTCGGGCTCCTGCTCGTCTGGGTCTCGCTCGCGGGCGACCAGTTCGAGTGGGCGAGCTGGACGACGGTCTGGATGGTCGGCGGCGCGCTCGTCGCGGCCGTGCTCTTCGTCATCGTCGAGCTGCGCTCGCGCGAGCCGCTCATCCCGCTCAACCTCTTCCGCGACCTCACCTTCACGCTCTCGGTCATCGCGTCGATCGCGACCGGCATCGCGATGTTCGGCGCATCCGTCTTCCTCAGCCAGTACATGCAGCTCGCGCGCGGCGCGACGCCGACCGAGGCGGGCATCATGACGATCCCGATGATCGGCGGTCTGCTCGTGGCGTCGATCGGCGTCGGCGCGCTCGTGACGCGCTTCGGCAAGTGGAAGAGCTACCTCGTCGTCGGCGCCGTGCTGCTCACGGGCGGCTCGTACCTGCTGTCGACCATCCACTACGACACGAACTTCGCGCTCGTCTCGCTCTACATGGCGATGCTCGGCGCGGGCGTCGGCATGACGATGCAGAACCTCGTGCTCGTCGTGCAGAACACGACCGCGCCCGAGCGCATCGGCGTCGCGAGCTCCGGGGTCACCTTCTTCCGCAGCCTCGGCGGCACGATCGGCGTCTCGGTCATGGGTGCGGCGCTCGCCGCCCGGGTGACCGAGCTCGTCGCGGAGCGCAAGGACGACATCGGCGCCGCGCTCGCGAGCCTCGGCGCGGACGCCCCGAAGTGGGCCGAACAGCTACAGTCGGGCGCCCTCCCGAAGGTGTCGGAGATGCCCGAGGCGCTGCGCCTCGTCTTCGAGGACATCTACGCGAACGGCATCTCGCACTCGTTCCTCATCGCCGTGCCGTTCGCCGTCATCAGCCTCCTCGCAATCGTGTTCCTGCCGAACAAGCCGCTCACGCGCATGACGACGACGGAGCGCATCCAGGCCTCCGAGGCCGACTTCGCGACCGTCTCGGTGCCCGAGGGCATGGAGACGCTCACGGCGACCGGTTCGATCCGGGTGCCGGATGCGGGCGGCGCCGCGGCATCCGACACCGAGGGCGGCGGGCGGCGATGA